From Watersipora subatra chromosome 2, tzWatSuba1.1, whole genome shotgun sequence, one genomic window encodes:
- the LOC137388078 gene encoding uncharacterized protein has translation MAWRQERARNKETGKSQGGDRENPGIRRQERARDKEAGKSQGLGDREKPGIRRQGRASNKKTGKSRKEGDREEPEKKETGKSQGGDRENPGIRRQGRARDIRRQERARD, from the exons ATGGCATG GAGACAGGAAAGAGCCAGGAATAAGGAGACAGGGAAGAGCCAGGGAGGAGACAGGGAAAATCCAGGGATTAGGAGGCAGGAAAGAGCCAGGGATAAGGAGGCAGGAAAGAGCCAGGGATTAGGAGACAGGGAAAAGCCAGGAATAAGGAGACAGGGAAGAGCCAGCAATAAGAAGACGGGGAAGAGCCGTAAAGAAGGAGACAGGGAAGAGCCAGAAAAAAAGGAGACAGGGAAGAGCCAGGGAGGAGACAGGGAAAATCCAGGGATTAGGAGGCAGGGAAGAGCCAGGGATATAAGGAGGCAGGAAAGAGCCAGGGATTAG